Proteins from one Gibbsiella quercinecans genomic window:
- the fumA gene encoding class I fumarate hydratase FumA, producing the protein MSNKPFHYQAPFPLAKDETEYYLLSREHVSLGEFEGQPILKVEPEALTLLAQQAFHDAAFMLRPSHQQQVAAILDDPEASENDKYVALQFLRNSEIAAKGILPTCQDTGTAIIMGKKGQRVWTGGGDEEALTRGVYNTYTEDNLRYSQNAALDMYKEVNTGTNLPAQIDLYSVDGDEYKFLCMAKGGGSANKTYLYQETKALLSPGKLKNYLVDKMRTLGTAACPPYHIAFVIGGTSAEATLKTVKLASTRYYDGLPTEGNEHGQAFRDVQLEQELLEEAKNLGLGAQFGGKYFAHDIRVIRLPRHGASCPLGMGVSCSADRNIKAKINREGIWIEKLESNPGRYIPEALRQAGEGEAVRVDLNRPMSEILKQLSQYPVSTRLSLSGTIIVGRDIAHAKLKERLDNGEGLPQYVKDHPIYYAGPAKTPEGYASGSLGPTTAGRMDSYVDLLQANGGSMIMLAKGNRSQQVTDACHKHGGFYLGSIGGPAAVLAQQSIKSLECVEYPELGMEAIWKIEVENFPAFILVDDKGNDFFQQIQNDKCAGCGIK; encoded by the coding sequence ATGTCAAATAAACCATTCCATTACCAGGCGCCATTCCCCCTAGCGAAAGATGAAACGGAATACTACCTGCTGAGCCGCGAACACGTATCGCTGGGTGAATTTGAAGGGCAGCCGATTTTGAAAGTCGAACCTGAAGCGCTCACCCTGCTGGCGCAACAGGCCTTCCACGATGCTGCCTTTATGCTGCGCCCCTCCCACCAGCAGCAGGTCGCTGCGATTCTTGACGATCCCGAAGCCAGCGAAAACGACAAGTACGTGGCGCTGCAGTTCCTGCGCAACTCTGAAATCGCCGCCAAAGGCATTCTGCCTACCTGCCAGGATACCGGCACGGCGATTATCATGGGTAAAAAAGGCCAGCGCGTCTGGACCGGCGGCGGCGATGAAGAAGCGCTGACCCGCGGCGTGTACAACACCTACACCGAAGATAACCTGCGCTATTCGCAAAACGCGGCGCTGGATATGTATAAAGAGGTGAATACCGGCACCAACCTGCCGGCGCAGATCGATCTCTACAGTGTGGACGGCGACGAGTACAAGTTCCTGTGCATGGCGAAGGGCGGCGGCTCCGCCAACAAAACCTACCTGTACCAGGAAACCAAAGCTCTGCTTTCGCCGGGCAAACTGAAAAACTACCTGGTGGATAAAATGCGCACGCTGGGCACCGCGGCTTGCCCGCCATACCATATTGCCTTCGTGATCGGCGGTACGTCGGCAGAGGCCACGCTGAAAACCGTCAAGCTGGCTTCCACCCGTTATTATGATGGGCTGCCAACCGAAGGCAACGAACATGGCCAGGCGTTCCGCGACGTGCAACTGGAGCAGGAACTGCTGGAAGAAGCGAAGAACCTGGGGTTAGGCGCGCAGTTCGGCGGCAAATATTTCGCCCACGATATCCGCGTAATCCGCCTGCCGCGCCACGGCGCTTCTTGCCCGCTCGGCATGGGGGTTTCCTGCTCGGCTGACCGCAATATCAAAGCGAAGATCAACCGCGAAGGGATCTGGATCGAAAAACTGGAAAGCAACCCGGGCCGCTATATTCCGGAAGCGTTACGCCAGGCGGGCGAAGGGGAAGCGGTGCGTGTCGATCTGAACCGCCCGATGAGCGAGATCCTCAAGCAGCTTTCGCAATACCCGGTTTCCACCCGCCTGTCGCTGAGCGGCACCATCATCGTCGGGCGCGATATCGCCCATGCGAAGCTGAAAGAACGCCTGGATAACGGTGAAGGGCTGCCGCAGTATGTGAAAGATCACCCGATCTACTACGCCGGCCCGGCCAAAACGCCGGAAGGTTATGCTTCAGGTTCTCTGGGGCCAACCACGGCGGGGCGTATGGATTCCTACGTTGACCTGTTGCAGGCCAACGGCGGCAGCATGATCATGCTGGCGAAAGGCAACCGCAGCCAGCAGGTGACCGATGCCTGCCACAAACACGGTGGCTTCTACCTGGGCAGCATCGGCGGCCCAGCGGCGGTGCTGGCGCAGCAGAGCATCAAGAGCCTGGAATGTGTGGAATACCCAGAGCTGGGTATGGAAGCGATTTGGAAAATTGAAGTTGAGAACTTCCCGGCGTTTATTCTGGTGGATGATAAAGGCAACGACTTTTTCCAACAGATCCAAAATGATAAATGCGCCGGTTGCGGCATCAAGTAA
- a CDS encoding molecular chaperone produces the protein MSLWKNNLIIMIGLLGVAQAQAGIVVGGTRVVYDASKREASLSISNPDKSKPYLIQSWFDNVDNNDKSQVPFIITPPLFRLDAGQENIVRIVRVGGAIPDDKESAYIVNVKSIPSSDPHALNQLQITVNTRIKMFYRPAKLPGNADEAFKTLKFSSAQGKLQARNDTPYYISFYSLKINGREVSEPGMIAPKSTRQWHENAAANGKVSWSAINDFGGISSVAEAGI, from the coding sequence GTGAGCCTCTGGAAAAATAACCTTATTATTATGATCGGCCTGTTAGGCGTTGCCCAGGCGCAGGCAGGCATCGTCGTTGGGGGAACGCGGGTTGTTTATGATGCAAGTAAAAGAGAAGCGTCCTTATCAATCAGCAACCCTGATAAAAGTAAACCCTACCTGATCCAATCCTGGTTTGATAATGTTGATAACAATGATAAAAGCCAGGTTCCTTTCATTATTACTCCACCTTTGTTTCGCCTTGATGCCGGGCAGGAAAATATCGTCAGGATAGTCCGCGTCGGCGGTGCTATACCGGATGATAAAGAATCAGCCTATATCGTAAATGTGAAATCAATTCCCTCATCCGATCCACATGCGCTGAACCAACTTCAAATTACTGTAAATACGCGCATTAAGATGTTTTATCGCCCGGCGAAATTACCTGGCAATGCCGATGAGGCCTTTAAAACGCTGAAGTTCAGTTCGGCCCAGGGGAAACTACAGGCACGCAATGATACGCCGTATTACATCTCTTTTTATAGCCTGAAAATAAACGGCAGGGAAGTCTCTGAACCCGGAATGATCGCGCCTAAATCAACCCGGCAATGGCATGAGAATGCAGCGGCCAACGGCAAAGTGAGCTGGAGTGCGATCAACGACTTTGGCGGGATTTCGTCTGTCGCTGAAGCGGGTATTTAA
- a CDS encoding fimbria/pilus outer membrane usher protein, with translation MVLSTYTADSFSQDYFNPDALYSDHPGVQNVSLDHFSQEGEQAPGTYRVDIYLNGEIMDVADVTFVDTDKGLKPVLTPDRLKQLGVRTSASDKLLGLAGEEKITDLGTYIPDANAKLNFGQQRLDITVPQIFMDQQARGYVDAKLWDQGINALMLNYAFTGANSRYDKKNRGEENNSTNNYYLNLRSGLNLGGWRLRNYSTYINSDNSGSQWKSINTYVQHDVERVKGQFTAGDAYTPSDVFDSVQFRGVQLASDDNMQPDSLRGFAPVVRGIAQSNAQVTIRQNGYVIYQTYVTPGAFAISDLYPTSSSGNLEVTVKEASGQERKFIQPYSAVPIMQREGRLKYGVSVGKYRSLLNGAREPNFTQASLIYGLPGDTSVYAGQISSKDYLSFLLGVGHGFGDLGSLSFDVTEARTRLQHEGNHQGQSLRFQYSKDIAESGTSFTLAGYRYSTSGYYDFTESNELEATKGEAWRVNYNKRSRVQLNVSQSIGDAGNIYISGYQQDFWRQSGYERNLGAGYNFGHDGINYSLSYSYTQAPSGDGNDQIFSFAVQIPLSKWLPNSWATSTTNVDKHGKAEQSVGLSGTTLADNNLSYNVQQSYGNRGAGASGLASASYKSTYGEVNAGYNYNKYSQQINYGLQGGLLVHPYGVTLSQALGETLSLVRAPGAAGVHVQNNTGVYTDWRGYTVVPYVTTYRKNRIAIDTETLAEDVDIDTNTRTVIPTQGAVVLADFQTRLGSRIMLTLKHDGGNIPFGAMVSLIAPEDSASSGIVDANSQVYLSGMPEKSKLKVIWGEGESQRCIADIVLPTEKKNASSVQRLTATCK, from the coding sequence GTGGTTCTTAGTACTTATACCGCGGATTCTTTCTCTCAAGACTATTTTAATCCCGATGCGTTGTACAGCGATCACCCCGGCGTGCAAAACGTCAGCCTTGACCATTTTAGCCAGGAAGGGGAGCAGGCACCCGGTACTTACCGCGTTGATATCTACCTCAATGGGGAAATTATGGATGTGGCGGATGTGACATTCGTTGACACCGATAAGGGCTTGAAGCCTGTACTTACACCGGACCGATTAAAACAGTTGGGGGTGCGCACCTCGGCTTCCGATAAGCTGCTGGGTTTGGCCGGCGAAGAGAAAATCACCGACCTTGGCACCTATATTCCCGATGCCAATGCCAAGCTGAATTTTGGGCAGCAACGTTTGGACATCACCGTTCCCCAAATTTTTATGGATCAGCAGGCCCGTGGCTATGTTGATGCCAAACTCTGGGATCAGGGGATTAATGCGTTAATGCTGAACTATGCCTTCACCGGGGCGAATAGCCGTTACGATAAGAAAAACCGCGGTGAAGAGAATAATAGTACCAACAACTATTATCTTAACCTGCGCAGCGGCCTGAACCTGGGGGGATGGCGACTGCGTAATTACTCGACCTATATCAATAGCGACAATTCCGGCTCACAGTGGAAAAGCATCAACACCTATGTGCAGCATGACGTTGAACGCGTGAAAGGGCAGTTTACCGCCGGTGATGCCTACACACCGAGCGATGTCTTCGACAGCGTACAATTCCGTGGCGTGCAGTTGGCTTCGGATGACAATATGCAGCCTGACAGCCTGCGTGGCTTTGCACCAGTGGTGCGTGGGATTGCCCAAAGCAACGCGCAGGTGACGATACGGCAAAATGGCTATGTCATTTATCAGACTTACGTGACCCCCGGCGCTTTTGCCATCAGCGATCTTTACCCCACCTCCTCGAGCGGCAACCTTGAAGTCACGGTGAAAGAAGCCAGCGGCCAAGAAAGAAAATTCATTCAACCCTATTCCGCGGTGCCGATCATGCAGCGTGAAGGCCGGTTGAAATATGGCGTGAGCGTGGGTAAATACCGTTCGCTGTTGAACGGCGCCCGGGAGCCCAATTTTACCCAGGCAAGCTTGATCTACGGGCTGCCGGGCGACACCTCCGTGTATGCCGGGCAGATATCCTCCAAAGACTATCTTTCTTTCTTGCTTGGCGTGGGCCACGGCTTTGGCGATCTGGGGTCATTGTCTTTCGATGTCACCGAGGCGCGCACCCGGCTGCAGCACGAAGGCAATCACCAGGGGCAATCGCTGCGTTTTCAATATTCCAAAGATATTGCTGAAAGCGGCACCTCGTTTACCCTGGCGGGCTATCGCTATTCGACCAGCGGTTATTATGACTTCACCGAATCCAATGAGTTGGAAGCGACGAAAGGTGAAGCCTGGCGGGTGAATTACAATAAAAGAAGCCGTGTGCAGCTTAACGTCAGCCAGTCCATTGGCGACGCGGGGAATATTTATATTTCCGGCTATCAGCAGGATTTCTGGCGGCAGAGCGGTTATGAACGCAACCTGGGCGCCGGATATAACTTCGGCCATGACGGCATCAACTACAGCCTTAGCTATAGCTATACGCAAGCGCCGAGCGGCGACGGTAACGATCAGATATTTTCCTTCGCAGTGCAGATCCCATTAAGCAAGTGGTTGCCAAACAGCTGGGCAACCTCAACCACCAACGTCGATAAACACGGCAAGGCCGAGCAGTCGGTTGGGCTAAGCGGCACCACACTGGCGGATAACAACCTGAGCTATAACGTGCAGCAAAGCTATGGCAACCGCGGGGCAGGCGCCAGCGGCCTGGCTTCCGCCAGCTACAAGAGCACCTATGGCGAAGTTAACGCCGGTTACAACTACAACAAATATTCACAGCAAATCAACTATGGCTTGCAAGGTGGGCTGTTGGTTCACCCGTATGGCGTAACCCTGTCCCAGGCATTAGGCGAAACGCTGTCATTGGTCAGGGCGCCGGGGGCTGCCGGCGTACACGTGCAAAATAATACCGGGGTATACACCGACTGGCGTGGCTATACCGTGGTGCCGTATGTGACCACCTACCGCAAAAACCGTATTGCTATTGATACCGAGACATTAGCGGAAGACGTTGATATCGATACCAATACGCGCACGGTGATCCCAACGCAGGGGGCCGTTGTGCTGGCTGATTTCCAAACGCGTTTGGGCAGCCGAATTATGCTGACCTTAAAACACGATGGCGGAAATATCCCCTTTGGCGCCATGGTCAGCCTGATCGCGCCGGAGGATAGCGCCAGCAGCGGTATCGTTGATGCTAATAGCCAGGTTTATTTAAGTGGGATGCCGGAAAAGAGCAAGTTGAAAGTCATTTGGGGAGAAGGCGAAAGCCAGCGGTGTATTGCCGATATTGTGTTGCCTACGGAGAAAAAGAACGCCTCATCCGTGCAACGTCTAACCGCTACTTGCAAATAG
- a CDS encoding fimbrial protein has translation MRHFKALGLLRCLLPLSLLLGYAGDSLAANCTTGTATPLNQSVNFGSVLVQRDAAVGSVIATANTTNTSQQVAVCTVSTYVRKFVLAYGSGTALGNNIYPTNLAGVGIRVNRAGTYYANPAQPINYSASSTLSIVDAATVTLELIKTGPITSGALATGTAAKMQFMTSSGSYFDGLVTNITGGSVKAVACSVNNTNITVNMGDVKKQLFTGVGSTPAEGSKNFSVDLNCDASTKVNIQIDGTKDTSNAQGVLALSSAAGSSSAATGVGIQLLYNSSPITLGTAFSAGTVSTAGAFSIPMVARYYQTLATITPGVANGNATFTMTYR, from the coding sequence ATGCGTCATTTTAAAGCTTTGGGTTTGTTGCGTTGTTTATTACCGCTTTCTCTGCTTTTAGGCTACGCCGGCGATAGCCTGGCGGCGAACTGCACGACAGGGACCGCAACCCCGCTCAATCAATCCGTCAATTTTGGCAGCGTTTTGGTACAGCGTGATGCGGCCGTTGGCTCGGTTATCGCCACGGCGAACACCACAAATACATCCCAGCAAGTGGCTGTATGTACTGTATCAACCTATGTGCGTAAATTTGTGCTGGCTTATGGCTCTGGCACCGCGCTGGGCAACAATATCTATCCCACTAACCTCGCCGGGGTGGGGATCAGGGTAAACCGCGCGGGCACCTACTATGCCAACCCGGCCCAGCCGATAAACTATTCGGCCAGTTCGACGTTGTCGATTGTTGATGCCGCAACCGTGACGCTTGAGTTGATAAAAACCGGGCCGATCACCTCCGGTGCGCTGGCAACCGGAACAGCAGCCAAAATGCAGTTTATGACCAGTTCCGGCAGCTACTTCGACGGCCTGGTCACCAACATTACCGGGGGCAGCGTAAAAGCCGTTGCCTGCTCGGTTAACAACACCAATATCACGGTCAACATGGGCGATGTTAAGAAGCAATTGTTTACCGGGGTCGGCTCCACGCCTGCGGAAGGGAGCAAGAACTTCAGCGTTGATTTAAACTGCGACGCCAGCACCAAAGTGAATATTCAAATCGATGGCACCAAGGATACGAGCAATGCGCAGGGGGTTCTTGCGCTGTCCTCCGCGGCGGGTTCCAGCAGTGCGGCAACCGGCGTGGGTATCCAGCTTTTATACAACAGCAGCCCGATAACCCTGGGCACGGCGTTCAGCGCCGGTACGGTGTCTACCGCCGGTGCGTTCAGCATACCGATGGTGGCGCGCTATTACCAAACCCTGGCGACGATTACGCCTGGGGTGGCAAACGGGAATGCGACCTTTACCATGACGTATCGCTAA
- a CDS encoding FecCD family ABC transporter permease yields MNRQWLNSLSLRLCCLALCLLLALCLAVMHGPVVFSLKDVVKAVLAGYWQSDTEGTLHQRIVWSLRLPRTLLAALAGAALALTGTVLQSLTRNALTDPWVLGISSGAGAGAVVVIAAGWSIGWAAVPAGAFCGAMMAFALVLLLARRSLSGQSSHVVLTGVAVTQLLSAFTSLITLWKTDADTTRGVMFWLLGSFAQADWLQVGLCALVLVAVFLLCGWHAIALDVLSFGSVTAQSLGVAVGPLRLLMYCLTTLLTAVIVSCCGAIGFIGLTVPHIARIVIGHRHRWLLPGAMLCGAIVAVMADTLARTIFAPRELPVGILTALLGVPVFLLLIARSQPR; encoded by the coding sequence GTGAACCGGCAATGGTTGAACTCCCTCTCCTTGCGCCTTTGTTGCCTGGCGCTCTGCCTGCTGCTGGCACTCTGTTTGGCAGTGATGCATGGCCCGGTCGTCTTTTCGCTAAAGGACGTGGTAAAGGCGGTTCTGGCAGGATATTGGCAGAGCGATACGGAAGGCACGTTGCATCAACGCATTGTCTGGTCTTTACGGTTGCCCAGAACCTTACTGGCGGCGCTGGCGGGCGCCGCACTGGCGCTCACAGGCACGGTATTGCAATCGCTGACGCGCAACGCACTGACCGATCCCTGGGTGCTGGGGATCTCCTCGGGGGCTGGCGCGGGAGCCGTCGTGGTCATCGCGGCCGGCTGGAGCATTGGCTGGGCGGCGGTTCCCGCCGGCGCCTTCTGCGGCGCAATGATGGCCTTCGCGCTGGTGCTGCTGTTGGCGCGCCGTTCCCTGTCTGGGCAATCAAGCCACGTCGTCTTAACCGGCGTAGCCGTAACGCAATTGCTTTCGGCGTTCACATCGTTAATCACGCTCTGGAAAACCGACGCGGATACCACACGGGGTGTGATGTTCTGGCTATTGGGATCGTTTGCTCAGGCCGACTGGCTGCAGGTCGGCCTTTGCGCACTGGTGCTGGTTGCGGTTTTTCTGCTGTGCGGCTGGCACGCGATCGCGCTGGATGTGCTGTCTTTCGGCAGCGTCACGGCGCAGTCGCTGGGGGTGGCAGTGGGGCCGCTCAGGCTGCTGATGTACTGCCTGACGACACTGCTGACCGCCGTTATTGTTTCCTGCTGCGGCGCCATCGGTTTTATTGGGCTGACGGTGCCGCATATCGCGCGCATCGTCATCGGCCACCGCCATCGCTGGCTGCTGCCGGGTGCGATGCTTTGCGGGGCCATCGTGGCCGTGATGGCGGATACCCTGGCGCGCACGATCTTTGCACCGCGGGAACTGCCGGTTGGGATTTTAACGGCATTGCTGGGCGTGCCGGTGTTCCTGTTGCTGATCGCCCGTAGCCAACCCAGATAA
- a CDS encoding class I SAM-dependent methyltransferase, which produces MAFPARELLNNWDAQQSAYIAHREARFASVLDVLAMTFGDDFHVIDIGCGPGSFSLRLLNRFPLARVTAIDLDPLLLKVAEEALSEHRQRIDFIRADIASPACFSAITDKPQAVVSSTAIHWLMPEQQTALYRAIAHVLAAGGIFMNADHQRFDARNPRQQALAEMHDKHTQQQAWQQGTPDWDTWFDDALKYAPLRALHTEREQAFAGRPMPEPTGVNFQLAILQQAGFAEAGTVWQFLDDYVIAGWK; this is translated from the coding sequence ATGGCTTTTCCAGCCCGTGAGCTACTGAACAATTGGGATGCGCAGCAAAGCGCTTACATTGCACATCGTGAGGCGCGTTTTGCCTCGGTGCTTGACGTATTGGCCATGACGTTTGGCGATGATTTCCACGTCATAGATATTGGCTGCGGCCCAGGCTCCTTCAGCCTGCGTTTACTGAACCGCTTCCCGCTGGCGCGCGTAACGGCGATAGATCTCGATCCGCTGCTGCTGAAGGTGGCCGAAGAAGCCTTGAGCGAACATCGCCAGCGCATTGATTTCATCCGTGCGGATATTGCATCGCCGGCCTGCTTCAGCGCCATCACCGATAAGCCGCAAGCCGTGGTCTCCAGCACCGCCATTCACTGGCTGATGCCGGAGCAGCAGACCGCACTTTACCGCGCCATCGCCCATGTGCTGGCCGCAGGCGGCATCTTCATGAATGCCGATCATCAACGCTTTGATGCGCGTAATCCCCGCCAGCAAGCCCTGGCTGAAATGCACGACAAACACACCCAGCAACAGGCCTGGCAACAGGGGACACCAGACTGGGACACCTGGTTTGATGATGCGCTGAAATACGCCCCGCTACGGGCATTGCATACGGAGCGCGAGCAGGCGTTTGCCGGCAGGCCAATGCCAGAGCCGACCGGCGTTAACTTCCAGCTTGCCATCCTGCAACAGGCGGGCTTTGCCGAGGCGGGCACCGTCTGGCAGTTCCTTGATGACTACGTGATTGCCGGCTGGAAGTAA
- a CDS encoding ABC transporter substrate-binding protein: MMWHLILCMALLAASAASPARSLVLTNCGQQWHFDRVPERTIVYSHSTLENLLALELDASIISVVGYSKEQDIAPSPWTAAAKLKARFDSAPWSGEALLAARPDFIYSGSFYWFNSPETPNRHRLAGWGIATWLSESVCHGLQSGLQTPLTFAGIFAEVRNIARIYGVQPRAENLIQQLQRQVDTERQKARQLPAQRILWWYSGIGTPFVAGSHGAPALLTDAIGSQNVFADSPELWPAISWEVIAERDPDLLIIGDLRRAQPGDSAQEKIAFLENNPLTAGMKAVREKRYIILPGYDMDPSVRSILALKRLVSQMRSLTEEDENGFSSP, encoded by the coding sequence ATGATGTGGCATCTGATCTTGTGCATGGCGTTGCTGGCAGCAAGCGCTGCCAGCCCGGCACGTTCTCTGGTGCTGACAAATTGCGGCCAGCAATGGCACTTTGACCGTGTGCCCGAGAGAACGATTGTTTACTCCCATTCCACACTGGAGAACCTGTTGGCCCTGGAGCTGGATGCCTCCATTATCAGCGTGGTCGGGTACAGCAAAGAGCAGGACATTGCGCCTTCTCCATGGACGGCGGCGGCAAAGCTGAAAGCACGCTTTGACAGTGCGCCCTGGTCGGGCGAAGCCTTGCTGGCCGCACGGCCGGATTTCATCTATTCCGGCAGCTTCTATTGGTTCAACAGCCCAGAAACCCCCAACCGGCATCGCCTTGCCGGCTGGGGGATTGCAACCTGGCTTAGCGAGAGCGTCTGCCACGGGCTGCAAAGCGGGCTTCAAACGCCACTGACCTTCGCCGGCATCTTTGCTGAAGTGCGCAACATCGCCCGCATCTATGGCGTTCAGCCACGCGCTGAAAACCTGATCCAGCAACTGCAACGGCAGGTAGACACCGAGCGGCAAAAGGCCCGCCAACTGCCCGCCCAACGCATCCTCTGGTGGTATTCCGGTATCGGCACTCCCTTTGTCGCGGGCAGCCACGGTGCGCCAGCGCTGCTCACCGATGCCATCGGCAGCCAGAACGTCTTCGCCGACAGCCCAGAGCTTTGGCCCGCCATTTCCTGGGAGGTTATCGCCGAGCGGGATCCCGATCTGCTGATCATTGGCGATCTGCGCCGGGCCCAACCGGGCGACAGCGCGCAAGAAAAAATCGCCTTTCTTGAAAACAACCCGTTAACCGCCGGCATGAAGGCCGTGCGGGAGAAACGCTACATCATTTTACCTGGCTACGACATGGATCCCTCCGTCAGATCCATTCTGGCCCTTAAACGCCTGGTATCGCAGATGCGATCATTGACCGAGGAAGATGAAAATGGCTTTTCCAGCCCGTGA
- a CDS encoding TonB-dependent siderophore receptor, whose translation MKLPLLLVAVTVATSLAPNAFADTAKETLVVTSTEASSYPAASDSGLLAVGSSSRLELTDKEIPRHTETISQKTFAAKGKRTLTEIVETAPGLSGTTSPTQSNSVSLRGFMPVSWLYDGVEVPGSTIQGGDPVHYENIDVLYGTGSVINGLSSAGGSINLIPRRASFSAQPVELDYAWSSFASHRAHLGAGGALIDKLAAGRVDISAASMGSQVEGDRQRPQRVTAALLLTPTSNTQLAFNLDRMLSDTHNPYFGTPLIDGKVDENLRHTNYNNLEDAWIRSQATSFQATQSWFATPELSFENKFYYYKGFREWHNAERYYPSAAQPGYITRDSFGDIAHDDKLTGNRTTVTLARPLGAMENRVVAGVDFNKREFQYYSNGFAGEDTVPLIAPPKTPFSSGNAPGRAPTRHITQNQYALFIEDKLYLTEAFALLGQARYTHLDMDWNFQQQNQSVNHRYSFLTVAVGPSWDITENITLYANYATGKEPGSDLFFISAAQTALPLTAVQQYEAGVKGSFWAKRGEVKLAVYNLQKKNLYQQDALQTDVWHAVGKQTSKGVELSGSLQPLSGLTLAGNLAYTHARFGEYQQGTQNLSGKTPRYVPQWTANLSGRYMATQRLGLGTQLHYVGSSYNDDTNSNKMGEYITVDLATDYVLLPGVTVGARVRNLTDRFYSWQRTYSTQRLIAPGRTYEAFVNMRF comes from the coding sequence ATGAAATTACCCCTGCTTTTGGTAGCAGTTACTGTTGCAACCAGCCTGGCACCGAATGCTTTTGCTGACACAGCCAAAGAAACACTGGTGGTCACCAGTACAGAGGCAAGCAGCTATCCAGCCGCTTCTGATTCAGGCTTGCTGGCCGTGGGGTCCAGCTCCAGGCTGGAATTAACGGATAAAGAAATACCGCGCCATACCGAAACCATCAGCCAGAAAACCTTCGCGGCGAAAGGTAAACGCACACTGACAGAGATTGTCGAAACCGCCCCAGGGTTATCCGGCACCACCTCCCCCACCCAGTCAAACAGCGTTTCCCTGCGGGGGTTTATGCCAGTCTCCTGGCTTTATGATGGCGTGGAAGTCCCTGGCAGCACCATCCAGGGCGGCGATCCGGTGCATTATGAAAATATCGATGTGCTGTACGGCACGGGTTCGGTCATCAACGGCCTGAGCTCGGCCGGCGGCAGCATTAACCTGATCCCCCGCCGGGCATCGTTCAGCGCACAGCCCGTCGAGCTGGATTACGCCTGGTCAAGCTTCGCCAGCCATCGCGCCCATCTCGGGGCGGGCGGTGCGCTGATAGATAAACTGGCGGCCGGCCGCGTGGATATCAGCGCAGCCAGCATGGGTAGCCAGGTTGAAGGCGATCGCCAGCGCCCGCAGCGGGTAACCGCCGCCCTGCTGCTAACGCCGACCAGCAATACCCAGTTGGCGTTTAACCTTGATCGCATGCTGAGTGACACACATAACCCCTATTTCGGCACGCCGCTGATCGATGGCAAGGTTGATGAGAATTTACGCCACACCAACTACAACAACCTGGAAGACGCATGGATCCGCAGCCAGGCAACATCGTTCCAGGCAACACAGTCATGGTTCGCCACGCCGGAACTGTCGTTTGAAAATAAATTCTATTATTACAAAGGGTTTCGTGAATGGCATAACGCCGAACGTTATTATCCGTCAGCGGCGCAGCCGGGTTATATCACCCGTGATTCCTTCGGGGATATCGCCCATGATGACAAGCTAACGGGCAACCGCACCACGGTTACCCTTGCCAGGCCCCTCGGCGCCATGGAAAACCGTGTGGTGGCCGGCGTGGATTTCAACAAGCGCGAGTTTCAATATTACTCCAACGGCTTTGCTGGCGAAGATACCGTGCCGCTCATCGCCCCACCGAAAACCCCGTTTAGCAGCGGCAATGCCCCGGGCCGCGCCCCTACCCGCCATATCACGCAGAATCAGTATGCGCTGTTTATTGAGGATAAGCTGTACCTCACGGAAGCCTTCGCCCTGCTAGGCCAGGCCCGTTATACCCACCTGGACATGGACTGGAATTTTCAACAGCAAAACCAGAGCGTTAATCATCGCTACAGCTTTCTCACCGTGGCTGTTGGCCCAAGCTGGGACATCACCGAAAACATCACGCTGTACGCCAACTACGCCACGGGTAAAGAACCGGGCAGCGATCTGTTCTTTATCAGCGCGGCGCAAACCGCGCTGCCGCTTACCGCAGTGCAACAGTATGAGGCCGGTGTGAAGGGCAGCTTTTGGGCCAAACGCGGCGAAGTCAAGCTGGCGGTGTATAACCTGCAGAAAAAGAACCTGTATCAACAGGATGCGCTACAGACCGATGTCTGGCACGCGGTCGGCAAACAGACATCTAAAGGCGTCGAGCTAAGCGGTTCACTTCAGCCGCTTAGCGGCTTAACGCTGGCGGGCAACCTAGCCTATACCCATGCCCGCTTTGGTGAGTATCAGCAAGGCACGCAGAACCTTTCCGGCAAAACGCCGCGCTATGTGCCGCAATGGACGGCAAACCTGTCAGGCCGCTACATGGCGACGCAACGCCTGGGCCTTGGCACACAGCTCCACTACGTGGGCAGCAGCTATAACGACGATACCAACAGCAACAAAATGGGCGAATACATCACGGTTGATTTGGCAACGGACTACGTACTGCTGCCAGGCGTTACCGTGGGCGCCCGGGTACGTAACCTCACCGATCGCTTCTATAGCTGGCAACGCACGTATTCCACGCAGAGGCTGATCGCACCGGGCCGCACCTATGAAGCATTCGTCAATATGCGCTTTTAA